The following DNA comes from Glaciihabitans arcticus.
TCCCTGGCACGTCGAGCGTCGAGCACCTCGAAGACAATGTGGCCGGTGCGTCCGTGCAGCTTTCCGACGAGGAGTTCGCCACCCTGGACGCCGCGCATGTCTAAAGAGATGCTTCATGAACCGGATGCCCAGCGCTACGTCCTTCGCATTGACAACCAGATAGCGGCCGTCGCCGACTACCGCGTCAACGGCTCCGGCATATCGTTCAACCACACCTACACCGCCCCGCCCCTGCGCGGTCACGGCTACGCGGCGGACATCGTCGAGTTTGCGATGAACGACGTCGAAGCGACGTCGGACCGCCACGTCGTTCCGATGTGCTGGTACGTCGCCGAATGGTTCGACAAGCACCCCGAGCGCGCCGGTCTGCTGACGCGCTGAGTCGTGCGGTTACTGTGAGACAGTGACCGACAGCCCGATCGACCCGCCGGTCGCCTCCCGGCGCCGTCGTGTGCCGTGGTGGGTGTGGACTCTGATCGCCATCGCCGCTGTCGTCGGGCTGGTGGCTGCCATCGGCGGGTTTCGGGATGTGCCGATCACCGCGCTCCCCCGCGTCGAACTCGGCGAGGCTCATATCGGCTCCGAGGTGCGCACCGTCGTATCCCGCGCCTACCTGAGCGATACGCAGCCGACCACCGGCCGCGAGGCGGATGCGGGCTCGGTGTACCTCGTGGTGGAGGCCTCCGCCGAGAACGTCGGCACAACCCCGAGCCTTCTCGACAGCGACCTCATCCGCGTGTTCGCGGGCGACGAGATCTCACCCGTCGACGAACCCTCCAACGTGATCGAACTGCGCTCGGGCGACGTGTCCGAGTTCCTGCAGCCCGGGGTCGCCGTCGACCTGGCCTGGATCTGGCCGGTCGACGCGGGCAGCCTCGACGTAGGCGACGACGTGTTCGTCGGTATCTTCGATCAGTTCGCGGTCTACGACCACCCCATCTGGGGAGACGACTCGTTCGGACGACCGACACCGGTGGCCCGCGTGATCACGAGTGTCGCGAGCTACGAGCAGCTCGAGGGGGCGGCGCCGTGAGGCGGGGCATCCGGTCTCTGGCGATCATCGGAGGCTTGCTGGTGGCGGGCATCGCGGTGGCGAGTGCGCCGAGCCTCGATCGTGTGGTCGGACCGTTCGAACTCGACGGCGCGGTGGGCGACACAATCTCCGCCCGGCTGTACAGCGCGACGCTGAACGAGGTCGGTTTGGCCAAAAAACTCGACCTCGGCTACGCGGACGGCGGCTTCAGCTACACACCGTCGGAGGTCTCGAGCAAGGAAGTGTTCGTGGTCGTCGACCTGCGTGTCACCACCGAGTTCGATCGCGTGCTGCTCGGCTACTCGCAGCTCGTCATCGACGGCGTCGAGTATCGCGCGGCGCCGTTCCTGCCGGGACGGACGATGCTGAGCCCGCCCGGTGGCCCCGGCATCCCCGTCGAGGGAACACTCGTCTTCGAGGTGCCCTCGAGCGTTGTCGAATCGGATGCCGCGGCGCACGCCCGCCTGCACATCAAGTCCCAGCTGACACCGCAGTTGGAGAGCGTGCCGGTGTTCACCATCGACCTCACCGGCCTCGACGTGGAGCGCGTGCGCGTGCTCGAGCCGGCGGAGATCCCGGAGGACATCCGATGAGGCGGGGGTGGTGGCGGCGCAATGGTGTGGCCGTTGCCGTGATCACCGTCAGTGTGCCCGGCCTCATCTGGCTGCTCGGAGGTGTGATCCTCACCGAGCGGCTCGCGAACGAGCCCGCGGTCACTCTCGTGGACGCCGGCGACAGCACGCAACTCGCCGGCTACCGCTTCACGCTCACGGCGAGTGACACTTTCGACCCGCGCGACCCCGAGGGCGAGACACGACCGGTCGGTGCGGAACTGGTCGCCGCCATCCTCAGCGTCGAGCCGATCGCGGGCGAAGCGCAGGAGGACGCGTCCTGCACGGCGACGCTGACCGCTCCCGGCCCGGAGCGGCTGCGGCGCACGTGGGAGCGCCTCGGCTCCCCCGGCGACTACCTGTACCGCCTCGCCGACGACACCAAGAGTGCCTGCGTGCTCGACGGTACGGCCTTCGAGTACGAGCTGGTGTTCCTCGCTCCCACCGGGACCTACGACGTGGCCTCGATCGACCTCACGCTGGACGGGGAACGGACGATCCATCGGCTCCA
Coding sequences within:
- a CDS encoding GNAT family N-acetyltransferase gives rise to the protein MLHEPDAQRYVLRIDNQIAAVADYRVNGSGISFNHTYTAPPLRGHGYAADIVEFAMNDVEATSDRHVVPMCWYVAEWFDKHPERAGLLTR